One window from the genome of Pseudonocardia hierapolitana encodes:
- a CDS encoding DUF2252 domain-containing protein codes for MTGSAQLPLAGPAPGRGPVHAHTVLAEADGTPYSSLRQRPVERAERYALGRALRKRVPRSSLGEWKASADRPDPIQLIMESHVGRVERLVPVRVGRMIESPYGFLRGTAVVMAEDVARLPATGIMPVVCGDAHLGNFGFYASPERDLVIDLNDFDEAHPGCWEWDLRRLVASIWVAGRQNGASEDACATAVTACVAAYRDEVRFLADQPLLSRSYQRLDVDRLAQESPKRLRAEVERAARRARSRTSDRALPRFTKEIEGRRRIVEEPPLITRVPDAEADELAAALDQYLLTLASHWRRALGGYTIVDIAHKVVGVGSVGLRAYVALLEGSSPDDVVFLQLKQARRSVLARHVHGESAWHAHQGQRVVEYQQALQTVSDPLLGWATVGERQYYVRQFRDMKGTVPLDAIDAAALADYAGVLGHLLAKGHARTSGASMIAGYVGGSDNLDRAMVRFARAYADQTEADHAALIKAVERGQLPAERGV; via the coding sequence GTGACCGGCTCCGCTCAGCTCCCGCTCGCCGGTCCGGCCCCCGGGCGTGGTCCCGTGCACGCCCACACCGTCCTCGCCGAAGCCGACGGCACCCCGTACTCATCCCTGCGGCAGCGGCCGGTGGAGCGGGCGGAGCGCTACGCGCTCGGCAGGGCGCTGCGCAAGCGGGTGCCGCGTTCGTCGCTCGGCGAGTGGAAAGCGTCCGCGGATCGTCCCGACCCGATCCAGCTGATCATGGAGAGCCACGTCGGCCGGGTGGAGCGGCTGGTGCCGGTGCGGGTCGGGCGGATGATCGAGTCACCGTACGGCTTCCTGCGCGGCACCGCGGTCGTGATGGCCGAGGACGTGGCGCGGCTGCCCGCCACCGGCATCATGCCGGTCGTCTGCGGCGACGCGCACCTGGGCAACTTCGGCTTCTACGCGTCGCCGGAGCGCGACCTGGTGATCGACCTCAACGACTTCGACGAGGCCCACCCGGGCTGCTGGGAGTGGGACCTGCGCCGGCTGGTCGCGAGCATCTGGGTGGCCGGACGGCAGAACGGTGCGAGCGAGGACGCCTGCGCGACCGCCGTGACGGCGTGCGTCGCCGCGTACCGGGACGAGGTGCGCTTCCTCGCCGACCAGCCGCTGCTCTCGCGCTCCTACCAGCGCCTCGACGTCGACCGGCTCGCCCAGGAGAGCCCCAAGCGGCTGCGGGCCGAGGTCGAGCGTGCAGCCAGGCGGGCGCGCAGCCGCACCAGCGACCGCGCCCTGCCGCGGTTCACCAAGGAGATCGAGGGCAGGCGCCGGATCGTCGAGGAGCCACCGCTCATCACCCGCGTCCCGGATGCCGAGGCGGACGAGCTCGCCGCAGCCCTCGACCAGTACCTCCTGACGCTCGCCTCCCACTGGCGACGCGCCTTGGGCGGCTACACGATCGTCGACATCGCGCACAAGGTGGTGGGCGTCGGCAGCGTCGGGCTGCGCGCCTACGTGGCGCTGCTGGAGGGATCCTCGCCGGACGACGTGGTGTTCCTGCAGCTCAAGCAGGCCCGCCGGTCGGTGCTGGCGCGGCACGTGCACGGCGAGTCGGCCTGGCACGCCCACCAGGGGCAACGCGTCGTCGAGTACCAGCAGGCGCTCCAGACCGTGAGTGACCCGCTGCTGGGCTGGGCCACCGTGGGGGAGCGCCAGTACTACGTGCGGCAGTTCCGGGACATGAAGGGCACCGTGCCGCTCGACGCTATCGATGCGGCGGCGCTCGCCGACTATGCAGGTGTGCTCGGACACCTGCTCGCAAAGGGCCACGCGCGCACCAGCGGTGCGTCGATGATCGCCGGGTACGTCGGTGGCTCCGACAATCTGGACAGGGCCATGGTCCGGTTCGCCCGCGCCTACGCGGATCAGACCGAGGCCGATCACGCCGCCCTGATCAAGGCCGTCGAACGCGGGCAGCTGCCCGCCGAGCGGGGGGTGTGA
- a CDS encoding ABC transporter permease, with the protein MDVLLDGLAQALSLLFSGDAETWAITLLTLRVSLGATLIAALLGVPLGAAIALCSFPGRRLLLAGANTGMGLPPVVVGLVVTVVLWRSGPLGGLGLLYTPTAMVVAQAVIATPVVVALVAAALQQVDPDFLVQMQGLGATRARALLALAAEARLPLLAAAMAAFGAVVSEVGAAQMVGGNIAGQTRVLTTAAVLATSRGEFGLAIAFGLVLLLLAFAVNLVVTLAGQAVR; encoded by the coding sequence ATGGACGTCCTGCTCGACGGCCTGGCGCAGGCTCTGTCGCTGCTGTTCTCCGGCGACGCGGAGACCTGGGCGATCACCCTGCTCACGCTGCGCGTCTCGCTCGGCGCCACGCTGATCGCGGCGCTCCTCGGGGTGCCGCTCGGCGCGGCGATCGCGCTCTGCTCGTTCCCCGGGCGGAGGCTGCTGCTCGCCGGGGCGAACACCGGGATGGGACTTCCCCCGGTGGTCGTGGGGCTCGTCGTCACCGTCGTGCTGTGGCGCAGCGGGCCGCTCGGCGGGCTCGGCCTGCTCTACACCCCCACGGCGATGGTGGTGGCCCAGGCGGTGATCGCGACGCCGGTGGTCGTCGCGCTGGTGGCGGCCGCGTTGCAGCAGGTGGACCCCGATTTCCTGGTGCAGATGCAGGGGCTCGGCGCCACCCGGGCGCGCGCCCTGCTCGCGCTCGCCGCCGAGGCGCGGCTGCCGTTGCTGGCCGCGGCGATGGCGGCGTTCGGGGCCGTGGTCAGCGAGGTCGGCGCGGCGCAGATGGTGGGCGGCAACATCGCCGGGCAGACCCGGGTGCTCACCACCGCGGCCGTGCTCGCGACGAGTCGCGGCGAGTTCGGGCTCGCCATCGCGTTCGGGCTGGTCCTGCTGTTGCTCGCGTTCGCGGTGAACCTGGTCGTGACGCTGGCGGGGCAGGCCGTGCGGTGA
- a CDS encoding MarR family winged helix-turn-helix transcriptional regulator, which translates to MTADPAGPSLLYAVKQVELAVRAHLDELLRPSGTTVLQYTALTVLARRDGLTSAELARNAFVTPQSMGDLVTALERRDLVTRHRDPRHARRLLISLTPAGHELLARMESRVRALEERMLGGLTAGERAELRDYLNRCRSALSDGPAR; encoded by the coding sequence ATGACGGCGGATCCCGCGGGCCCGTCGCTGCTCTACGCCGTCAAGCAGGTCGAGCTCGCCGTGCGTGCCCACCTCGACGAGCTTCTGCGTCCGTCCGGCACCACGGTGCTGCAGTACACCGCGCTCACGGTCCTCGCCCGCCGCGACGGCCTGACCAGCGCCGAGCTCGCGCGCAACGCGTTCGTCACCCCGCAGTCGATGGGCGACCTCGTCACCGCACTGGAACGCCGCGACCTCGTGACCCGCCACCGCGACCCCCGCCACGCCCGCCGCCTGCTGATCAGCCTCACGCCGGCGGGGCACGAGCTGCTCGCGCGCATGGAGTCGCGGGTGCGGGCGCTGGAGGAGCGGATGCTGGGCGGCCTGACGGCGGGCGAGCGGGCGGAGCTGCGCGACTACCTCAACCGCTGCCGCAGCGCCCTGTCCGACGGCCCGGCCCGCTAG
- a CDS encoding substrate-binding domain-containing protein, whose amino-acid sequence MRAQLRAGVAAVVLLALAACGSPAAGPSAERSLILATTTSTQDSGLLDDLLPAFTAETGWAVKPVAVGSGQAIEMGRRGEADVLLVHSPAAEEEYVAEGTAGRRLLVMHNDFVLLGPDADPAGLRGVPVDEAMRRIAAAGTVFVSRGDDSGTHAREKSLWEKAGVTPGAPWYQETGQGMGATLRVAAEKAGYTLSDRATYLSQPDGLALLVEGDPGLLNVYHVIEVTKRAGERVQPEAAAAFADWITGPDAQRRIGEFGREEYGQPLFVPDAGKPEPTGD is encoded by the coding sequence GTGCGAGCACAGTTGCGTGCAGGAGTGGCGGCGGTGGTCCTGCTGGCGCTCGCCGCCTGCGGATCGCCCGCGGCGGGGCCTTCGGCCGAGCGGTCGCTGATCCTCGCCACGACGACGAGCACCCAGGACTCCGGCCTGCTCGACGACCTGCTCCCGGCGTTCACCGCCGAGACCGGATGGGCGGTGAAGCCGGTGGCCGTGGGCAGCGGGCAGGCGATCGAGATGGGGCGCCGCGGCGAGGCCGACGTCCTGCTCGTGCACTCGCCCGCCGCCGAGGAGGAGTACGTCGCGGAGGGCACGGCGGGGCGACGGCTGCTCGTCATGCACAACGACTTCGTGCTGCTCGGGCCGGACGCCGACCCGGCGGGCCTACGAGGGGTGCCCGTCGACGAGGCGATGCGCCGGATCGCCGCCGCGGGGACGGTGTTCGTCTCCCGCGGCGACGACTCCGGCACGCACGCCCGCGAGAAGTCGCTGTGGGAGAAGGCGGGCGTGACGCCGGGTGCGCCCTGGTACCAGGAGACCGGGCAGGGCATGGGGGCGACGCTGCGGGTCGCCGCGGAGAAGGCCGGCTACACGCTGTCGGACCGCGCGACGTACCTCTCCCAGCCCGACGGGCTCGCGCTGCTCGTGGAGGGCGACCCGGGGCTGCTCAACGTCTACCACGTCATCGAGGTGACGAAGCGGGCAGGCGAGCGGGTGCAGCCGGAGGCGGCCGCGGCGTTCGCCGACTGGATCACGGGCCCGGACGCGCAGCGACGGATCGGGGAGTTCGGCCGGGAGGAGTACGGGCAGCCCCTATTCGTGCCGGACGCGGGCAAGCCGGAGCCCACGGGCGACTGA
- a CDS encoding PaaX family transcriptional regulator, translating into MSTQGERPQPLLLAFFGGYLLGRGVHVATSAVIDVLDRVGVSEHATRSTLSRMARRDLLRRVRRGRKVYLGLTPRSREVLHDGDVRVWRTAAVHDGWDGTWTLLSFSLPDSWQRQRHELRSRLLWAGFGPLQGGLWIAPSPVDFAVIGADLEAAAHVKVFAARALPPTDVDALVRDAWDLDAIAVRYRGFLHRWSDPRRRPEFPDALATQLVLQTEWLQVIRRDPRLPAQHLPAGWPAEPAWRLFRALYAELDPQARAAAATLDVIPDEEAGRG; encoded by the coding sequence ATGTCCACGCAGGGAGAGCGGCCGCAGCCGCTGCTGCTCGCGTTCTTCGGCGGCTACCTGCTCGGCCGCGGTGTCCACGTGGCGACGAGCGCGGTGATCGACGTGCTCGACCGGGTGGGCGTCTCGGAGCACGCCACCCGCTCCACGCTCTCCCGCATGGCCCGCCGCGACCTGCTGCGCCGCGTGCGCCGCGGGCGGAAGGTCTACCTCGGACTCACCCCGCGCTCCCGGGAGGTGCTCCACGACGGCGACGTGCGCGTGTGGCGCACCGCGGCGGTGCACGACGGGTGGGACGGCACCTGGACGCTGCTCTCGTTCAGCCTGCCCGACTCATGGCAGCGGCAGCGGCACGAGCTGCGCTCCCGGCTGCTGTGGGCCGGGTTCGGCCCGCTGCAGGGAGGACTGTGGATCGCCCCGTCACCGGTCGACTTCGCCGTGATCGGCGCGGACCTCGAAGCGGCGGCGCACGTCAAGGTGTTCGCCGCCAGGGCGCTGCCGCCCACCGACGTCGACGCCCTCGTGCGGGACGCGTGGGACCTCGACGCGATCGCCGTCCGCTACCGCGGCTTCCTGCACCGCTGGTCCGATCCGCGGCGGCGTCCGGAATTCCCCGACGCGCTGGCCACCCAGCTCGTCCTGCAGACCGAGTGGCTGCAGGTGATCCGCCGCGACCCCCGGCTGCCCGCCCAGCACCTCCCGGCCGGCTGGCCCGCGGAACCGGCGTGGCGGCTGTTCCGCGCGCTGTACGCCGAGCTGGACCCGCAGGCCCGGGCCGCCGCTGCCACGCTCGACGTCATCCCCGACGAGGAGGCCGGGCGGGGCTGA
- a CDS encoding alpha/beta hydrolase, with translation MTVDLPMAPWHRMRRVVRHVGRTLPPALGLTAPALVRHPVWQAATVDGGGTGVVVAPGFAGADASMGMLRWWLARRGYAPAGAGLGINVGCTEELVDRLERRVAEHAERTEGPVVLVGHSRGGMLARIVAVRRPDLVRGLAMLGSPVLDPLDAGGLATMVLPAVLRLSELGVRGLVDGDCLTGPCSATAAVGLAAPLPVPAVSIYSREDGVVGWRSCQDPDAEWVEVGSSHTGMGTDPAVYTALAPRLAAWVSRTPRT, from the coding sequence GTGACCGTGGACCTGCCGATGGCCCCGTGGCACCGGATGCGCCGGGTCGTCCGCCATGTCGGGCGAACGCTTCCGCCCGCGCTGGGCCTGACGGCCCCCGCACTGGTGCGCCACCCCGTCTGGCAGGCGGCCACGGTCGACGGCGGCGGCACCGGCGTGGTGGTGGCGCCCGGGTTCGCAGGCGCCGACGCGTCCATGGGGATGCTGCGGTGGTGGCTCGCCCGCCGCGGCTACGCCCCCGCCGGCGCCGGCCTCGGGATCAACGTCGGCTGCACCGAGGAGCTGGTCGACCGGCTCGAACGGCGCGTCGCGGAGCACGCCGAGCGCACCGAGGGGCCGGTCGTGCTCGTCGGGCACAGCCGGGGCGGGATGCTCGCGCGGATCGTCGCCGTGCGCAGGCCCGACCTGGTGCGCGGGCTCGCGATGCTGGGCAGCCCCGTGCTCGACCCGCTCGACGCCGGGGGGCTCGCCACCATGGTGCTGCCGGCCGTGTTGCGCCTGTCCGAGCTCGGCGTGCGCGGCCTGGTCGACGGCGACTGCCTCACCGGGCCGTGCAGCGCGACCGCCGCGGTCGGGCTGGCGGCGCCGCTTCCCGTGCCGGCCGTCTCGATCTACTCCCGCGAGGACGGCGTCGTCGGCTGGCGGTCCTGCCAGGACCCGGATGCCGAGTGGGTGGAGGTCGGGAGCAGCCACACCGGCATGGGCACCGATCCCGCGGTCTACACCGCCCTCGCCCCACGCCTCGCGGCCTGGGTGTCCCGCACACCCCGGACCTGA
- a CDS encoding MFS transporter has product MTGPRSRTQLRRAVVSSYLGSVIEYYDFLLYATASAVVFNQVFFSSLDPVVGTVASFGTLATGYLARPLGGALFGHYGDRIGRKRMLILTMGLMGVASVLIGLLPTYAQIGALAPVLLVVLRIAQGVAVGGEWGGAVLMSAEHATSRRGLWASFTNAGAPSGMVLSTLVLALAAGISGEEGFLTWGWRIPFLLSAVLLAIGLFVRARVDETPVFTAAASSVPDRPPLMEVLTRHPRALLLSVGVGFGAFVAQGTLTVFVISYAVQAGFPRPTVLNALTISSVVAVVGIIGFSALSDRLGRRPVVLAGAIAMAVWAFLIFPLIGSGSTALLVLAVVVGQGVVHASMYGPLAALYSELFPTRSRYTGASLGYQIAGIGAGLAPVVFAGVMAGSGSSTAVSAIIAVCCLVSVGCILALGETSRLDLTSESEARALP; this is encoded by the coding sequence ATGACCGGACCACGCTCCCGCACCCAGCTTCGCCGCGCCGTGGTGTCGAGCTACCTCGGCAGCGTCATCGAGTACTACGACTTCCTGCTCTACGCCACGGCCTCGGCCGTGGTGTTCAACCAGGTCTTCTTCTCCTCGCTCGACCCGGTGGTCGGCACGGTCGCGAGCTTCGGCACGCTCGCCACCGGCTACCTCGCCCGGCCGCTCGGCGGCGCCCTCTTCGGTCACTACGGCGACCGGATCGGCCGCAAGCGGATGCTCATCCTCACGATGGGCCTGATGGGCGTGGCGAGCGTGCTCATCGGCCTGCTGCCGACGTACGCGCAGATCGGGGCGCTCGCCCCGGTGCTGCTCGTCGTGCTGCGCATCGCGCAGGGCGTCGCGGTCGGTGGTGAGTGGGGCGGTGCCGTGCTGATGTCGGCCGAGCACGCCACCAGCCGCCGCGGGCTGTGGGCGAGCTTCACCAACGCGGGCGCCCCGAGCGGGATGGTGCTCTCCACGCTGGTGTTGGCGCTCGCCGCGGGGATCAGCGGCGAGGAGGGGTTCCTGACCTGGGGCTGGCGGATCCCGTTCCTGCTCAGCGCGGTACTGCTGGCGATCGGGCTGTTCGTGCGCGCGCGGGTGGACGAGACGCCGGTCTTCACCGCCGCCGCCTCGTCCGTGCCGGACCGCCCCCCGTTGATGGAGGTGCTCACCCGGCACCCGCGCGCCCTGCTGCTGTCGGTGGGCGTCGGGTTCGGGGCGTTCGTCGCGCAGGGAACGCTCACGGTGTTCGTGATCTCCTACGCCGTGCAGGCCGGCTTCCCTCGCCCCACCGTGCTCAACGCGCTGACGATCTCCTCGGTGGTCGCGGTCGTCGGGATCATCGGGTTCTCCGCGTTGTCGGACCGGCTGGGCAGGCGCCCGGTCGTGCTCGCGGGCGCGATCGCCATGGCCGTCTGGGCGTTCCTGATCTTCCCGCTGATCGGCAGCGGCTCCACCGCGCTGCTCGTGCTCGCGGTCGTGGTCGGGCAGGGCGTGGTGCACGCGTCGATGTACGGGCCGCTCGCCGCGCTCTACAGCGAGCTCTTCCCCACCCGGTCGCGCTACACGGGCGCGTCGCTGGGGTACCAGATCGCCGGCATCGGCGCCGGGCTCGCGCCCGTGGTGTTCGCCGGCGTGATGGCCGGATCGGGGAGCTCGACCGCGGTCTCGGCGATCATCGCGGTCTGCTGCCTGGTGAGCGTCGGCTGCATCCTGGCCCTGGGAGAGACCTCTCGCCTGGACCTCACGAGCGAGTCCGAGGCGCGCGCACTCCCCTGA
- a CDS encoding substrate-binding domain-containing protein, translating to MTRYREISADLAGRIGACELAEGSELPGVRELAHRFGTTPSTIGRAVRALADAGVIVTADRRRTRVAEGGAVAARRFLHGERVFRLAGSDDPALDVVLRGLGRAVRPIGTEGSFGGLRAVRQGRADGAAVHLQHHSGRYNAPFARGLLRGLRPHLIHLWRREQGLLVPPDNPRGLASAADLAGLRVAKRRFGTGTRVLLDRLLREAGLDPDAVAGPEAGSHLETALSVASGVVDAGLGVRSAARDLDLGFVPLVSEEYDVVLPGAALDAAAPLVAALQDPATRSAVTALGGYDASEAGKVEDLDA from the coding sequence GTGACCCGGTACCGGGAGATCTCCGCCGACTTGGCCGGGCGGATCGGCGCGTGCGAGCTCGCCGAGGGGTCAGAGCTGCCCGGCGTGCGCGAACTGGCCCACCGGTTCGGCACAACCCCCTCGACGATCGGGCGGGCCGTCCGCGCCCTCGCCGACGCCGGCGTGATCGTCACCGCCGACCGGCGCCGCACACGCGTCGCCGAGGGCGGGGCCGTGGCCGCCCGCCGCTTCCTGCACGGCGAGCGCGTGTTCCGGCTGGCCGGCAGCGACGATCCGGCCCTCGACGTGGTGCTCCGGGGGCTGGGGCGCGCGGTCCGACCGATCGGCACGGAGGGGAGCTTCGGCGGGCTGCGGGCGGTGCGGCAGGGCCGGGCCGACGGGGCCGCCGTGCACCTGCAGCACCACAGCGGCCGCTACAACGCTCCGTTCGCCCGCGGGCTGCTGCGCGGGCTGCGGCCCCACCTCATCCACCTGTGGCGCCGCGAGCAGGGCCTGCTCGTGCCGCCGGACAACCCGCGCGGCCTCGCCTCCGCCGCCGACCTGGCCGGGCTCCGCGTCGCCAAGCGCCGCTTCGGCACAGGCACCCGCGTGCTGCTCGACCGGCTGCTGCGCGAGGCCGGCCTCGACCCCGACGCGGTGGCCGGCCCGGAGGCCGGCTCACACCTGGAGACCGCCCTGTCCGTGGCATCCGGCGTGGTCGACGCAGGGCTGGGCGTCCGTTCGGCGGCCCGCGACCTCGACCTCGGCTTCGTGCCCCTGGTGTCCGAGGAGTACGACGTGGTGCTCCCCGGCGCCGCCCTCGACGCGGCGGCCCCGCTCGTGGCCGCCCTGCAGGACCCGGCCACCCGCTCCGCCGTCACCGCCCTCGGCGGCTACGACGCCTCGGAGGCCGGGAAGGTGGAGGACCTGGACGCCTGA
- a CDS encoding ABC transporter ATP-binding protein, protein MSSRIGCRELRVSARGRDLLLHVPALDVAAGEVLAVLGPNGAGKSTLLRALGRLGRLHRSGDVLLDGRPAGPRELRSAVAAVLQRPILRHGTVAANAAAGLRLRGVGRAEARRRSGPWLDALGVGHLASRSARTLSGGEAQRVAIARALAVGPRVLLLDEPFAGLDATTRADLLADLRTVLDGLDTAAVLVTHDRHEAMALAGSTALLVGGRIRQLGPTERVLDRPVDVDCARLVGFTNVLPPAVTGRPEVSVARPEHCSLGDSAGLRIPGTVRRVVPLGGATRVDVDTAAGTLACRAPDADGLEPGRAVTVAVAESDLRTIPTRRQWNDGAFVGRVRGVRAPRTRS, encoded by the coding sequence GTGAGCAGCCGCATCGGGTGCCGGGAGCTGCGGGTGAGCGCACGCGGCCGGGATCTGCTGCTGCACGTCCCGGCCCTCGACGTCGCCGCGGGTGAGGTGCTCGCCGTGCTGGGACCGAACGGGGCGGGGAAGTCGACGTTGCTGCGTGCGCTCGGCCGTCTCGGGCGCCTCCACCGCAGCGGCGATGTGCTGCTCGACGGCCGGCCGGCCGGGCCACGGGAGCTGCGGAGTGCGGTGGCGGCCGTGCTGCAGCGACCGATCCTGCGGCACGGGACGGTGGCGGCGAACGCGGCGGCCGGCCTGCGGCTGCGTGGCGTCGGGAGGGCGGAGGCGCGCCGCAGGTCCGGTCCGTGGCTGGACGCACTGGGCGTCGGGCACCTCGCGTCGCGCTCGGCGCGCACTCTGTCCGGCGGCGAGGCGCAGCGAGTGGCCATCGCCCGCGCACTGGCCGTGGGGCCACGGGTGCTGCTGCTCGACGAACCGTTCGCCGGCCTCGACGCCACCACCCGCGCCGACCTGCTGGCCGACCTGCGCACCGTGCTGGACGGGCTGGACACCGCCGCCGTGCTCGTCACGCACGACCGGCACGAGGCCATGGCGCTGGCCGGAAGCACAGCGTTGCTCGTCGGGGGGCGGATCCGGCAGCTCGGACCGACCGAGCGGGTGCTCGACCGGCCGGTCGACGTCGACTGCGCCCGGCTCGTCGGGTTCACCAACGTGCTGCCGCCCGCCGTCACGGGCCGCCCGGAGGTCTCCGTCGCGCGCCCGGAACACTGCTCGCTCGGCGACTCCGCCGGCCTGCGGATCCCCGGCACCGTGCGCCGGGTCGTCCCGCTCGGCGGGGCCACCCGGGTGGACGTGGACACCGCGGCAGGCACCCTCGCCTGCCGGGCACCTGACGCCGACGGCCTGGAGCCCGGCCGCGCCGTCACGGTCGCGGTCGCGGAGTCCGACCTGCGCACGATTCCGACGCGACGTCAGTGGAATGACGGCGCGTTCGTCGGAAGGGTCAGGGGAGTGCGCGCGCCTCGGACTCGCTCGTGA